Proteins encoded together in one Streptomyces sp. NBC_01408 window:
- a CDS encoding MBL fold metallo-hydrolase, whose amino-acid sequence MVDISTPVEQFPVRVFGGPTALFEYGGLRFLTDPTFDAPREYRVPGGQLTKTAPASAAPADLGRIDVVLLSHDQHPDNLDESGRALLADVPLTLTTPGGGQRLGAGARGLADWESVDLDRAGGGTITVTAVPALHGPGTREEVEPLLGQVVGFVLTGQDLPTVYVSGDNASLGLVKQIADRFGPVDTAVLFAGAPRFTELFDGAPIVLDSSQAADAATILGARRVVPVHYDSWEHFTEGGDELVAAFTDAGLLDRLDLGDRG is encoded by the coding sequence ATGGTTGATATCAGCACGCCCGTCGAGCAGTTCCCCGTCCGCGTCTTCGGTGGCCCGACCGCCCTCTTCGAGTACGGCGGCCTGCGGTTCCTGACCGACCCCACCTTCGACGCGCCCCGCGAGTACCGCGTACCGGGCGGCCAGTTGACCAAGACGGCGCCCGCCTCCGCCGCGCCGGCCGACCTCGGCCGCATAGACGTGGTCCTGCTCTCCCACGACCAACACCCCGACAATCTCGACGAGTCCGGCCGGGCACTGCTCGCCGATGTCCCTCTCACCCTGACCACGCCCGGGGGCGGACAGCGCCTGGGGGCGGGAGCCAGGGGGCTGGCCGACTGGGAGTCGGTCGACCTCGACCGCGCCGGTGGCGGCACCATCACGGTCACGGCCGTACCCGCCCTCCACGGACCCGGCACGCGCGAGGAGGTCGAACCGTTGCTCGGCCAGGTCGTCGGGTTCGTCCTGACCGGGCAGGACCTGCCCACGGTCTACGTCAGCGGCGACAACGCCTCCCTCGGCCTGGTCAAGCAGATCGCCGACCGGTTCGGCCCGGTGGACACCGCCGTCCTGTTCGCCGGGGCCCCTCGCTTCACCGAGCTCTTCGACGGCGCACCGATCGTCCTCGACAGCTCGCAGGCCGCCGACGCCGCCACCATCCTCGGTGCCCGCCGGGTGGTTCCCGTCCACTACGACAGCTGGGAGCACTTCACCGAGGGAGGTGACGAACTGGTCGCCGCCTTCACCGACGCCGGGCTGCTCGACCGCCTGGACCTGGGCGACCGGGGCTGA
- a CDS encoding ABATE domain-containing protein, which yields MSEIPALESVRLPAPGAEDYLALDFVNSAIALPGGQFIDFLGTPESANRWLTDHGLAPADAGVREMCATQLRSLREHLRSLFAARVAGLPALPVALSAVNDALSMAPTAGLLYWDEKNGPYRAVPCPTDEILARALATLAANAADLLTSPDADRLTACGSTPCNRYLLRHGRRHWCSIRCGDRARAARAYARRTQAKAD from the coding sequence ATGAGTGAGATCCCGGCCCTCGAATCCGTGCGACTGCCTGCCCCGGGGGCGGAGGACTACCTCGCCCTCGACTTCGTCAACAGCGCCATCGCGCTGCCCGGAGGGCAGTTCATCGATTTCCTCGGCACCCCCGAGAGCGCGAACCGGTGGCTCACCGACCACGGCCTCGCGCCGGCCGACGCCGGGGTGCGGGAAATGTGCGCGACGCAGCTGCGCTCCCTGCGCGAACACCTCAGGTCGTTGTTCGCCGCCCGCGTCGCCGGGCTGCCCGCCCTGCCCGTGGCACTGTCCGCCGTCAACGACGCGCTGAGCATGGCTCCCACGGCCGGCCTGCTCTACTGGGACGAGAAGAACGGCCCCTACCGCGCGGTGCCGTGCCCCACCGACGAGATCCTCGCCCGCGCTCTCGCGACCCTCGCGGCCAACGCGGCCGACCTCCTCACCAGCCCCGACGCCGACCGCCTCACCGCCTGCGGTTCCACCCCCTGCAACCGCTACCTGCTGCGCCACGGACGCCGCCACTGGTGCTCCATCCGCTGCGGCGACCGTGCCCGCGCCGCTCGCGCCTACGCGCGGCGCACCCAGGCGAAAGCAGACTGA
- a CDS encoding MBL fold metallo-hydrolase gives MATWRIGTTTIHKVLEAEVPVPVVGALRTDDTALLKRYPWPAPDYSRADGTFVLSVHGLVVDTGTRRILVDTCVGNARASVPFLQMLDTTWLDDLTALGYPPESIDTVVCTHLHFDHIGWNTRLVAGKWVPTFPRARHLVTRVEWDHWADEADTNLPDTMQPLIDEGLVDFVGADHQVCDGVRLEAAPGHTPGQVAVVVESGGERAVITGDLVHHPVQFIEPDVAGLADTDVVQAAATRRAFVERYADTGTLVIGTHFPAPTAGLLRRGGDGTVRFVADGLR, from the coding sequence ATGGCGACGTGGCGTATCGGTACAACGACGATTCACAAAGTGCTGGAGGCGGAGGTACCTGTTCCTGTTGTTGGGGCCTTGCGGACGGATGACACCGCGCTCCTGAAGAGGTACCCGTGGCCCGCTCCTGACTACAGCAGGGCGGACGGCACCTTTGTGCTCTCGGTGCACGGGCTGGTTGTGGACACCGGTACACGCAGGATCCTCGTGGACACATGCGTGGGCAACGCCCGGGCATCGGTGCCCTTCCTGCAGATGCTGGACACCACATGGCTAGACGACCTCACCGCCCTCGGCTACCCGCCGGAATCCATCGACACCGTGGTCTGCACCCACCTCCACTTCGACCACATCGGGTGGAACACGCGACTGGTGGCAGGGAAGTGGGTGCCGACCTTTCCCCGTGCACGTCACCTGGTCACACGCGTGGAATGGGACCACTGGGCGGACGAAGCGGATACGAACCTCCCCGACACGATGCAGCCGCTGATCGACGAGGGTCTCGTCGACTTCGTCGGAGCCGACCACCAGGTGTGCGACGGTGTGCGCCTGGAAGCCGCCCCCGGGCACACCCCGGGCCAGGTCGCGGTCGTGGTCGAGTCCGGCGGGGAACGTGCCGTGATCACCGGTGACCTCGTGCACCACCCCGTGCAGTTCATCGAACCGGATGTAGCCGGCCTCGCCGACACCGACGTGGTGCAGGCGGCTGCCACCCGACGGGCATTCGTCGAGCGGTACGCCGACACGGGAACGCTCGTGATCGGCACGCACTTCCCCGCCCCCACGGCGGGCCTGCTCCGGCGCGGCGGTGACGGGACCGTGCGGTTCGTCGCGGACGGCCTGCGCTGA
- a CDS encoding carboxylesterase/lipase family protein: MGFTQDRTAPVVNTHSGPIRGAVEDDLAVFKGVPYAAPPVGPLRWRPAQPHQGWSGTLDATTYGPSSPQAVREGDPILGSHGFPPFDENCLTLNVWTPGTDDARRPVLVWIHGGAFISGSAAMPNYSGETFARHGDLVVVNLNYRLGPLGLLSFPSDDGVECGNVWLTDQLAALRWVQDNIAAFGGDPGNVTVAGQSAGAVSAAALAGHGGDGRLFRRAILQSVPLAMPLATPAESLARTAAYLEIVGVKDVDELRTVPWPRLVEATAGLLTATTEWGHWTAPFMPVLDGGTAVRQPSLNLLDGPGADIDVLIGWTREESAFTFALGETYASTTKEQVLRRARDSFGDGAAEAYAAYEAARPGARPIDVLVDLTTDELFRKPTLAFAEARAAQGRPVWAYEFDFPTPAHDGRLGAPHCLDLPFVFDNFDTWAHAPFLAGMDTRIRDGLARTVHQAWISFIRTGDPNHPAMPHWDRYDQRSRSTMRFDTVTKAVSSLPLGPFVASEQLI, translated from the coding sequence ATGGGTTTCACCCAGGACCGCACCGCGCCCGTCGTGAACACGCACTCGGGCCCGATCCGCGGCGCCGTCGAAGACGACCTGGCCGTTTTCAAGGGCGTGCCGTACGCGGCGCCGCCCGTCGGGCCCCTCCGGTGGCGCCCAGCGCAGCCGCATCAGGGATGGAGCGGCACCCTCGACGCGACCACGTACGGCCCCAGTTCGCCACAGGCCGTCCGTGAGGGGGACCCGATACTCGGCAGCCACGGCTTCCCGCCCTTCGACGAGAACTGCCTGACGCTCAACGTGTGGACTCCCGGCACCGACGACGCCCGCCGTCCCGTCCTGGTCTGGATCCACGGCGGCGCCTTCATCTCAGGGTCCGCGGCGATGCCGAACTACTCCGGCGAGACCTTCGCGCGGCACGGCGACCTGGTGGTGGTGAACCTCAACTACCGGCTCGGCCCGCTCGGCCTGCTGTCCTTCCCGTCGGACGACGGCGTCGAGTGCGGCAACGTCTGGCTCACCGACCAACTCGCCGCGCTGCGCTGGGTCCAGGACAACATCGCCGCCTTCGGCGGGGATCCCGGCAACGTCACCGTCGCCGGCCAGTCCGCCGGCGCCGTTTCCGCAGCGGCACTCGCGGGCCACGGAGGTGACGGCCGCCTCTTCCGGCGAGCCATCCTCCAGAGCGTCCCGCTCGCCATGCCCCTCGCCACGCCTGCCGAATCCCTGGCCCGCACCGCGGCCTATCTGGAGATCGTCGGCGTGAAGGACGTGGACGAACTGCGCACGGTGCCGTGGCCGCGGCTGGTCGAGGCCACCGCCGGACTCCTCACCGCCACCACGGAATGGGGACACTGGACCGCGCCGTTCATGCCGGTGCTCGACGGCGGGACGGCGGTGCGGCAACCCTCCCTGAACCTGCTCGACGGTCCGGGCGCGGACATCGACGTCCTCATCGGCTGGACCAGGGAAGAGTCCGCTTTCACCTTCGCACTGGGCGAGACGTACGCGTCGACGACCAAGGAGCAGGTGCTCCGCCGGGCACGGGACAGCTTCGGTGACGGCGCGGCCGAAGCGTACGCGGCGTACGAGGCCGCCCGCCCGGGCGCACGGCCGATCGACGTACTCGTCGATCTGACCACCGACGAGCTGTTCAGGAAGCCCACCCTGGCGTTCGCGGAAGCGCGGGCGGCACAGGGCCGCCCGGTCTGGGCGTACGAGTTCGATTTCCCCACCCCCGCGCACGACGGCCGCCTGGGTGCCCCGCACTGCCTGGACCTGCCGTTCGTCTTCGACAACTTCGACACGTGGGCGCACGCGCCGTTCCTGGCGGGGATGGACACGAGGATCAGGGACGGCCTCGCCAGGACCGTGCACCAGGCATGGATCTCGTTCATCCGCACCGGCGACCCCAACCACCCGGCCATGCCTCACTGGGACCGGTACGACCAGCGCTCCCGCAGCACCATGCGCTTCGACACCGTCACCAAGGCCGTCAGCTCATTGCCTCTTGGACCGTTCGTAGCATCAGAGCAGCTCATTTGA
- a CDS encoding tartrate dehydrogenase: MTNHSIALIPGDGIGTEVLPAAREVLDAVGQRHGITFTYEQFDWSCERYLRLGSMMPEDGLEQLRRHDAILLGAVGYPGVPDHVSLWGLLIPIRRAFSQYVNLRPIRVFDGLPSPVRAATPGEVDFVVVRENTEGEYSEIGGRMNRGCPDEMAVQQAVFTRAGVTRVLDFAFGLAERRGGRLTSATKSNGIVHTMPFWDELVAERSAEHPTVAWNQEHIDALAAKFVLDPARFDVVVASNLFGDILSDLAAAVAGGIGIAPSANLNPRGEYPSMFEPVHGSAPDIAGQGIANPIGAIWSAAMMLDHLGHPGAAADITDAIAGVLATTLVRTRDLGGSASTTEFTSTVLRHL, from the coding sequence ATGACGAACCACAGCATCGCCCTCATACCCGGTGACGGCATCGGCACCGAAGTCCTCCCGGCGGCACGAGAGGTCCTCGACGCCGTGGGGCAGCGCCACGGCATCACGTTCACCTACGAGCAGTTCGACTGGTCCTGCGAGCGGTACCTGCGTCTCGGATCGATGATGCCCGAGGACGGGCTGGAGCAGCTCCGCCGTCACGACGCGATCCTCCTCGGTGCGGTCGGCTACCCCGGTGTGCCGGACCATGTCTCCCTGTGGGGGCTGCTCATCCCGATCCGCCGGGCCTTCAGCCAGTACGTCAACCTCCGCCCGATCCGCGTGTTCGACGGCCTTCCCAGCCCCGTGCGCGCGGCCACGCCCGGCGAGGTGGACTTCGTGGTCGTCCGGGAGAACACCGAAGGCGAGTACAGCGAGATCGGCGGTCGGATGAACCGGGGGTGTCCCGATGAAATGGCCGTGCAGCAAGCCGTGTTCACGCGGGCGGGAGTGACCCGGGTCCTCGACTTCGCTTTCGGCCTCGCCGAACGGCGCGGCGGCCGCCTCACGTCGGCGACGAAGTCCAACGGCATCGTGCACACCATGCCCTTCTGGGACGAGCTGGTGGCCGAGCGTTCCGCCGAGCACCCCACGGTCGCCTGGAACCAGGAGCACATCGACGCGCTGGCCGCCAAGTTCGTCCTCGACCCAGCCCGCTTCGACGTCGTCGTCGCGTCCAACCTCTTCGGGGACATCCTCAGCGACCTGGCGGCGGCGGTGGCCGGCGGCATCGGCATCGCTCCGTCCGCCAACCTCAACCCGCGGGGCGAGTACCCTTCCATGTTCGAGCCGGTCCACGGATCGGCCCCCGACATCGCCGGGCAGGGCATCGCCAATCCGATCGGCGCGATCTGGTCCGCCGCCATGATGCTCGACCACCTCGGCCACCCCGGGGCCGCGGCCGACATCACCGACGCGATCGCCGGCGTCCTGGCCACCACCCTGGTGCGCACGCGCGACCTCGGCGGCTCCGCCTCCACCACCGAGTTCACTTCCACCGTCCTTCGGCACCTCTGA
- a CDS encoding LysR family transcriptional regulator, giving the protein MDFRQLTYFLAIVDQGGFNRAAAALYVSQPSLSQAIQGLERDVGSCLFHRIGRRVVLTEAGNALVPRAREALHALELARASVGAVRELRGGRLEIAAMASPTVEPLSTMVRRFTERHPEVLLSLRVALTRADVAEMVRTGGCELGLLTTSSTLPSRDVVPHHVGDDRLVLVTPMDGPFPAGRAVQREQLEGHRLIVGQRGTGIRAYVDDLKAQGIDVRIAVETEHRMAFLPLVLGGVGLAVVTESWADLSERAGALVLGLEPACVQHNVLVSRKAQLTPAARAFLEIAVPPPHRSSL; this is encoded by the coding sequence GTGGACTTCCGGCAGCTGACGTACTTCCTCGCCATCGTGGACCAGGGCGGCTTCAACCGCGCGGCCGCGGCACTCTACGTATCGCAGCCGTCCCTGTCGCAGGCCATCCAGGGCCTGGAACGCGACGTGGGCAGCTGCCTGTTCCACCGGATAGGCAGAAGGGTGGTCCTGACCGAGGCCGGCAACGCACTGGTTCCACGGGCACGGGAAGCCCTGCACGCCCTGGAGCTGGCCAGGGCGAGCGTCGGTGCCGTGCGTGAACTACGCGGCGGACGCCTGGAGATCGCCGCGATGGCCTCACCCACGGTCGAACCCCTCAGCACCATGGTCCGGCGCTTCACCGAGCGCCATCCAGAGGTGTTGCTCAGCCTGCGCGTAGCCCTCACCCGCGCGGACGTGGCCGAGATGGTGCGCACGGGAGGCTGCGAACTCGGACTGCTGACCACCTCGTCGACGCTTCCGAGTCGCGACGTCGTCCCGCACCATGTCGGAGACGACAGGCTCGTCCTGGTCACCCCGATGGACGGCCCCTTCCCGGCCGGGCGGGCAGTTCAACGGGAGCAGCTCGAAGGGCACCGGCTGATCGTCGGGCAGCGGGGGACCGGAATCCGCGCCTACGTCGACGACCTGAAAGCGCAGGGCATCGACGTCCGCATCGCGGTGGAGACCGAACACCGGATGGCCTTCCTGCCCCTGGTGCTCGGGGGTGTCGGACTGGCGGTGGTGACGGAATCCTGGGCCGACCTGTCCGAACGGGCCGGAGCCCTCGTCCTCGGCCTGGAACCGGCCTGCGTCCAGCACAACGTCCTGGTGAGCCGCAAGGCGCAGCTGACGCCGGCCGCCCGTGCCTTCCTGGAGATCGCCGTCCCACCGCCTCATAGGAGCAGCCTATGA
- a CDS encoding M20/M25/M40 family metallo-hydrolase, whose product MSLPFSWADQERHLVSHLSALIRLDTSNPPGNEIAVARHLSRELSRSGIAHRVLESEPGRANLVARLPGTGQEPPLMLLGHADVVGAQPGGWSRPPFSGEVADGRVWGRGALDMKGQVAASLLIMQLLAAHRIPLRRDVLLVVTADEEAGSRLGAYWLWENHRSLVEAEFAFNEGGGQRFMTPGGPVYTVQVAEKGSARMRVTARGPGGHASVPRSESAVFTLAEALLRLRAFAPESVLHPASRRMLTTLADLHPGPGAEAIEQLLTDPTWARAHSLPIDPVLREFVVAGLHNTATPTMLSAGQRQNVVPVEAGVVLDGRLLPGELPDRWAAEVQRAVGDRVEVSLLHGRVSHGVHDDPELLRVLGDTVAAHEPGARVLPYINPAATDARALPDTKVVGFFPSASDADVMRLIHAPDEHARITDLMFGGKCLLDAVLRLST is encoded by the coding sequence ATGTCTCTGCCCTTCTCCTGGGCCGACCAGGAACGACACCTCGTCAGCCACCTCTCGGCGCTGATCCGCCTGGACACCTCGAACCCACCGGGCAATGAGATCGCCGTCGCACGCCACCTCTCCCGTGAGCTGTCCCGCTCCGGTATCGCACACAGGGTTCTGGAGTCCGAGCCCGGACGGGCCAACCTCGTCGCCCGGCTGCCGGGGACGGGACAGGAACCGCCGCTCATGCTGCTGGGCCACGCCGACGTGGTCGGCGCCCAACCCGGCGGATGGAGCCGTCCCCCTTTCTCGGGCGAGGTGGCCGACGGCCGCGTGTGGGGCCGCGGGGCACTGGACATGAAGGGCCAGGTCGCCGCGAGCCTGCTGATCATGCAACTCCTCGCCGCGCACCGGATCCCGCTGCGGCGGGACGTGCTGCTGGTGGTCACCGCCGACGAGGAGGCCGGCAGCCGGCTGGGGGCGTACTGGCTGTGGGAGAACCACCGCAGCCTCGTCGAGGCCGAGTTCGCGTTCAACGAAGGCGGCGGCCAGCGCTTCATGACGCCCGGCGGCCCCGTCTACACCGTCCAGGTGGCCGAGAAGGGCAGCGCCCGGATGCGGGTCACCGCTCGCGGGCCGGGCGGCCACGCCTCCGTCCCGCGCTCGGAGTCGGCGGTCTTCACGTTGGCCGAGGCCCTGCTGAGGCTTCGCGCGTTCGCCCCGGAGTCGGTGCTGCATCCGGCCTCGCGCCGCATGCTCACCACCTTGGCGGACCTGCACCCGGGCCCGGGCGCGGAGGCGATCGAGCAGCTGCTGACGGACCCCACCTGGGCCCGGGCGCACAGCCTGCCCATCGATCCCGTCCTGCGGGAGTTCGTCGTCGCCGGGCTGCACAACACCGCGACTCCCACCATGCTGTCCGCGGGGCAGCGCCAGAACGTGGTGCCCGTCGAAGCAGGCGTGGTGCTGGACGGACGTCTCCTTCCGGGCGAGCTGCCCGATCGGTGGGCGGCGGAGGTCCAGAGGGCAGTCGGAGACCGCGTCGAGGTGTCGCTGCTGCACGGCAGAGTGAGCCACGGTGTGCACGACGACCCGGAACTCCTGCGGGTTCTGGGCGATACCGTCGCAGCCCACGAACCGGGTGCGCGGGTGCTGCCGTACATCAATCCGGCCGCCACGGACGCCCGTGCCCTCCCCGACACGAAGGTCGTCGGATTCTTTCCCTCCGCGAGTGACGCGGACGTCATGCGGCTCATCCACGCACCTGACGAGCACGCCCGGATCACCGACCTGATGTTCGGCGGGAAATGCCTGCTCGACGCGGTCCTCAGACTGTCCACGTAA
- a CDS encoding DUF429 domain-containing protein, translated as MTVGKPAGAAATNPPMVTVGIDLAGYSGTTGVCRVTWAEQPVVEILKARNDEDLLAAMRTADKTGLDSPLGWPVAFTSLLAAHQAGARLPARSRYAPHGGRDGLVRFTHRLTDDVAWKRTGAGQQRPLSVAADKLGIVAMRAVGLLECLAEAGPAIPRDGSGSVVEVYPAFALIQWGLAGKDSYKGRKPAALPVRAEILAGLTGGLGLDLSEHVRDQCTRSEHDLDSLISAVVARAAACGMTHSPTTDEEHAIAAVEGWMHLPRRDLPLTAVRDGAQVATSNELL; from the coding sequence ATGACTGTGGGCAAGCCGGCAGGGGCCGCCGCGACGAACCCGCCCATGGTGACGGTGGGCATCGACCTGGCCGGCTACTCCGGAACGACCGGGGTCTGTCGCGTCACATGGGCGGAGCAACCGGTCGTCGAGATACTCAAGGCCAGAAACGACGAGGACCTGTTGGCGGCCATGCGGACCGCCGACAAGACCGGCCTGGATTCTCCTCTTGGCTGGCCAGTCGCGTTCACGTCCCTGCTCGCCGCTCACCAGGCCGGCGCGAGGCTGCCCGCACGGTCCCGTTACGCGCCGCACGGCGGCCGTGACGGGCTGGTCAGGTTCACCCATCGGCTGACCGACGACGTGGCATGGAAGCGGACCGGTGCCGGACAGCAGCGCCCTCTCTCGGTCGCTGCTGACAAGTTGGGCATCGTCGCAATGCGAGCGGTGGGTCTTCTGGAATGTCTGGCCGAGGCGGGCCCCGCTATTCCCCGAGACGGCTCCGGCTCGGTCGTCGAGGTCTACCCGGCGTTCGCGCTGATTCAGTGGGGGCTTGCGGGCAAGGACAGCTACAAGGGCCGCAAGCCCGCAGCTCTTCCTGTGAGGGCCGAGATCCTTGCAGGCCTCACCGGAGGCCTGGGCCTCGACCTCAGCGAACACGTGCGCGACCAGTGCACGCGCAGCGAACACGACCTGGACTCCCTGATCTCGGCGGTCGTCGCACGCGCCGCAGCGTGTGGAATGACCCATTCGCCGACCACGGACGAGGAGCATGCCATTGCCGCGGTCGAGGGCTGGATGCACCTCCCCCGACGAGACCTTCCGCTCACCGCCGTGCGCGACGGAGCCCAAGTCGCCACGTCAAATGAGCTGCTCTGA
- a CDS encoding carboxylesterase/lipase family protein produces the protein MGVVIETLTGRVEGTTEDGLSVFKGIPYALPPEGPLRFQAPAPVPAWDGVRPATSFSAAPPQLPLVPGMPPAWRPEDGLDCLSMNVWTPGGAGDRLPVMVWIYGGGWKTGYSADPSYDGEVLARGGVVMVTFNYRVGFEGFGYVPGAPANRGLLDQAAALTWVRENIAAFGGDPDNVTIFGESGGGASVAALLTAPGARGLFRRAIVQSIAGRFLPEEEARRIASLIGDAVGVGLDGLASVSPEALLAVQDEPLPAMRADPAKWTTPEAITAFSPVIDGITVVDKPWLALRSGCARDVDLISGYTHDEFTLFAMERGLVKIKLGAMVKAMPMMFAAARAGFRDRAARKPAPPSAKIRDLDLDAVTEGLGLGRQAAADYRAAHPDLTDSQLYVTMFSDALFRMPATWLAEAHAASGGRAWLYDFTWNSPAFGGALGACHTVDIPATFGHTRGPLAGFLFGGKVPPQDFTRLSEQLRSSWISFAASGDPGWAPFTTERPTTRLWDTEPSVVEDPLSASRRIWHKESGL, from the coding sequence ATGGGTGTTGTCATCGAAACCCTGACCGGCAGGGTCGAAGGCACGACCGAGGACGGACTGTCGGTCTTCAAAGGCATTCCCTATGCCCTCCCCCCGGAAGGGCCCCTGAGGTTCCAGGCGCCGGCTCCGGTTCCCGCCTGGGACGGTGTCCGTCCGGCCACGTCCTTCAGCGCCGCACCTCCACAGTTGCCGCTGGTTCCCGGGATGCCCCCGGCCTGGCGGCCGGAGGACGGCCTGGACTGCCTCAGCATGAACGTCTGGACCCCGGGGGGCGCCGGTGACCGGCTGCCGGTCATGGTGTGGATCTACGGCGGGGGGTGGAAGACAGGCTATTCCGCTGATCCGAGCTACGACGGCGAGGTGCTCGCCCGGGGCGGCGTGGTCATGGTGACGTTCAACTACCGCGTCGGATTCGAGGGGTTCGGCTATGTGCCGGGGGCACCCGCCAACCGGGGCCTCCTCGACCAGGCCGCCGCACTCACATGGGTAAGGGAGAACATCGCGGCCTTCGGCGGCGACCCGGACAACGTGACGATCTTCGGCGAGTCCGGCGGAGGCGCGTCCGTCGCCGCCCTGCTGACCGCACCCGGCGCGCGCGGTCTGTTCCGTCGTGCCATCGTCCAGAGCATCGCCGGGCGCTTCCTGCCCGAGGAGGAAGCCCGGCGGATCGCCTCGCTGATCGGGGATGCGGTCGGCGTGGGCCTCGATGGTCTGGCTTCCGTGTCCCCTGAAGCCCTGCTGGCGGTACAGGACGAGCCTCTGCCCGCGATGAGAGCGGATCCGGCGAAGTGGACGACTCCCGAGGCCATCACCGCGTTCTCGCCGGTCATCGACGGCATCACTGTGGTCGACAAGCCATGGCTCGCCCTTCGTTCAGGGTGCGCACGTGACGTCGACTTGATCTCCGGCTACACGCATGACGAGTTCACCCTGTTCGCCATGGAACGCGGACTCGTCAAGATCAAACTCGGCGCGATGGTCAAGGCCATGCCCATGATGTTCGCGGCGGCACGCGCCGGATTCCGCGATCGGGCGGCGCGAAAGCCGGCGCCTCCCTCGGCGAAGATCCGCGACCTCGATCTCGATGCCGTCACCGAGGGGTTGGGGCTCGGACGTCAGGCCGCAGCCGACTACCGCGCCGCCCACCCGGATCTGACCGACTCCCAGCTGTACGTCACCATGTTCTCGGACGCTTTGTTCCGGATGCCCGCGACATGGCTGGCCGAGGCGCACGCCGCGTCGGGCGGGCGGGCGTGGCTCTACGACTTCACATGGAACAGTCCGGCTTTCGGCGGGGCCCTCGGCGCCTGTCACACCGTGGACATCCCGGCGACCTTCGGCCACACGCGAGGGCCCCTGGCCGGCTTCCTGTTCGGTGGAAAGGTCCCGCCCCAGGACTTCACGCGGCTGTCCGAACAGCTCCGTTCCTCCTGGATATCCTTCGCCGCCTCGGGGGATCCCGGCTGGGCACCCTTCACAACGGAACGGCCGACGACTCGCCTCTGGGACACCGAACCGTCTGTCGTCGAGGACCCGCTCTCGGCATCCCGCCGAATATGGCACAAGGAGTCCGGTCTCTGA
- a CDS encoding Ohr family peroxiredoxin, with the protein MTVPLTRSLYRTTAHAAGGRTGSVRTDDGRLDVRLAPPRKKVPGTTNPEQLFAAGFAACFTSALAEVAAEFGADASAARVACEVQLGTTDTPAGYGLAVALTVSLPGWRAADLQPLLHRADAVCPYSQAVRGNVPLTLLAVDDPATDDRA; encoded by the coding sequence ATGACCGTGCCACTCACCCGCAGCCTGTACCGGACGACCGCACATGCCGCCGGGGGCCGTACCGGATCCGTCCGCACGGACGACGGGCGCCTGGACGTCCGCCTCGCCCCGCCGCGCAAGAAGGTGCCCGGCACCACCAACCCCGAGCAGCTGTTCGCGGCCGGTTTCGCCGCCTGCTTCACCTCCGCGCTGGCGGAGGTCGCCGCCGAGTTCGGGGCGGATGCGTCCGCCGCGCGCGTGGCCTGCGAAGTACAGCTCGGTACCACGGACACGCCCGCGGGCTACGGCCTCGCCGTGGCCCTCACCGTCAGCCTGCCGGGGTGGCGGGCGGCCGACCTCCAGCCCCTGCTGCACCGGGCGGACGCGGTCTGCCCGTACTCGCAGGCAGTACGCGGCAACGTACCGCTGACCCTCCTGGCCGTGGACGATCCCGCCACCGACGACCGGGCCTGA